From Vitis vinifera cultivar Pinot Noir 40024 chromosome 5, ASM3070453v1, the proteins below share one genomic window:
- the LOC132252526 gene encoding F-box/kelch-repeat protein At3g06240-like isoform X1, protein MAILPDEIIENILLRLPVKSLLRFRCVCKAWRALISDSEFAEMHYQQPQTQARSRVLISCPGRVIRSMDPDASGNDNSGVVNIDYPLEPSNLVFQILDSCDGLLCVIDSFHNPALWNPSTRQFNPLPKPSFLENSDILYGFTYDYSSDDYKIVRVVSTSRDVIKTEIDVFELKTNEWRRVEETHYSRPAWDVGTFLNGAFYWLAWRLSEGHEGFSRVVVSFDLKEERFKEVELPSDVGIINLRVFGGYLSAMYHDLYGELTKMWVMEEKAGKDSWANVATLPFRSENDSDGPLLCWFANFLKNGGEFLLVINKWKLILYDFKTKTHKDIMFSGDLGLSIPVLYTETLVSPYCINETNEDV, encoded by the coding sequence ATGGCGATTCTGCCTGATGAAATTATTGAGAACATACTGCTGAGATTACCGGTGAAGTCTCTGCTACGATTCAGGTGCGTTTGCAAAGCATGGCGGGCATTAATCTCCGATTCCGAGTTCGCGGAAATGCACTACCAGCAACCACAAACACAAGCCAGAAGCCGAGTCCTTATCTCATGTCCAGGCCGTGTGATTCGATCCATGGACCCTGATGCATCTGGTAATGATAATAGTGGGGTAGTGAATATCGATTATCCATTGGAACCCTCTAATTTAGTTTTTCAAATTCTGGATTCTTGTGATGGCTTACTATGTGTTATTGATTCCTTTCATAACCCTGCTTTGTGGAACCCATCTACCAGACAATTCAATCCCTTGCCGAAGCCTagttttcttgaaaatagtGACATTTTATATGGATTTACGTATGACTACTCAAGTGATGACTACAAGATTGTAAGGGTGGTTTCTACGTCCCGCGATGTCATCAAAACTGAAATTGATGTTTTTGAGCTAAAAACCAATGAATGGAGAAGGGTTGAGGAAACCCATTATAGTAGGCCTGCCTGGGACGTGGGAACTTTTCTTAACGGGGCATTCTATTGGCTAGCATGGCGCCTTAGTGAAGGACATGAAGGTTTTAGCCGCGTAGTTGTTTCTTTTGATCTCAAAGAGGAGAGATTCAAGGAGGTTGAGTTGCCAAGTGATGTTGGAATTATTAATTTGAGGGTCTTTGGAGGGTACCTTTCTGCGATGTACCATGATTTGTATGGAGAGCTTACTAAGATGTGGGTAATGGAGGAGAAAGCCGGGAAAGACTCTTGGGCAAATGTGGCGACTTTACCTTTTAGGAGTGAAAATGATTCAGATGGACCTCTGCTGTGCTGGTTTGCAAACTTTTTGAAGAATGGCGGAGAGTTTCTACTGGTGATTAATAAGTGGAAATTAATCCTGtatgattttaaaacaaaaacacacaAGGATATTATGTTTTCCGGTGATTTGGGTTTGTCCATTCCGGTTTTATACACAGAGACTCTAGTTTCACCTTACTGCATCAATGAGACCAATGAGGATGTCTGA
- the LOC100246361 gene encoding transcription factor bHLH128 isoform X2 — translation MYPSSASSSSHRSLHSSGLIRYGSAPGSLLTSAVDSLVSTDREFSPLGSHHIMPHQYFSGDSSSESTCKVAAPPDHKEAGAGGPAAMLQRSYGFSEMPVAGFSTASSLKGGGEGGGGGGSAPSLIRHSSSPAGFLNQLTADNLTRGTGNYSSQGGCNGGHGISRLKSQLSFKRQDSLSQISEVSENMVDGISSDNGHRNATHSYATASFPMDAWDNTNTIVFSTTPNKRAKNINGDILNSLSSLEPQFSLPQTSLEMAAVEKLLQVPEDSVPCKVRAKRGCATHPRSIAERERRTRISGKLKKLQDLVPNMDKQTSYADMLDLAVQHIKGLQNEVQKLNKELENCTCGCKQAL, via the exons ATGTATCCTTCTTCTGCTTCCTCCTCTTCTCACCGTTCACTGCATTCCTCCGGCCTTATTCGCTACGGTTCAGCTCCGGGCTCCCTCTTGACCTCCGCCGTCGATTCCCTCGTCTCAACTGACCGTGAATTCTCCCCCCTCGGATCTCACCATATCATGCCTCACCAGTACTTTTCCGGTGACTCTTCCTCCGAGTCCACCTGTAAGGTGGCTGCGCCGCCGGATCACAAGGAGGCCGGAGCCGGAGGCCCCGCTGCTATGTTGCAGAGGTCCTACGGGTTTAGTGAGATGCCTGTCGCCGGCTTCTCTACAGCTAGTAGTTTGAAAGGCGGTGGTGAAGGCGGCGGTGGCGGTGGATCTGCGCCGTCGTTGATTCGCCATAGCAGCTCCCCTGCTGGCTTCCTCAACCAGCTCACTGCCGATAACT TGACAAGGGGGACTGGAAACTATAGCTCTCAAGGTGGTTGTAATGGTGGTCATGGAATATCAAGGTTGAAGTCCCAGTTAAGCTTCAAGAGGCAAGATTCTCTTTCCCAGATCTCAGAAGTAAGTGAGAATATGGTTGATGGCATCAGCTCTGACAATGGCCACAGAAATGCCACTCATTCTTATGCCACTGCTAGTTTTCCTATGGATGCCTGGGACAATACCAACACCATTGTGTTTTCCACAACACCAAACAAACGAGCTAAGAACATCAATGGTGACATTCTCAACAGTCTCAGTTCCTTAGAGCCACAG TTTAGTCTGCCACAGACAAGTTTAGAGATGGCAGCAGTAGAGAAGCTGCTGCAAGTACCTGAAGACTCTGTTCCATGCAAAGTTCGAGCTAAGCGTGGCTGTGCCACTCATCCTAGAAGTATTGCTGAAAGG gAGAGAAGAACTAGAATAAGCGGGAAACTGAAGAAACTGCAAGATCTTGTTCCTAACATGGATAAG CAAACTAGCTATGCTGACATGTTGGACTTGGCTGTGCAACATATCAAAGGTCTTCAAAATGAAGTGCAG AAGCTCAATAAAGAACTGGAGAACTGTACTTGTGGTTGCAAGCAAGCCCTCTAA
- the LOC100246361 gene encoding transcription factor bHLH128 isoform X1, giving the protein MYPSSASSSSHRSLHSSGLIRYGSAPGSLLTSAVDSLVSTDREFSPLGSHHIMPHQYFSGDSSSESTCKVAAPPDHKEAGAGGPAAMLQRSYGFSEMPVAGFSTASSLKGGGEGGGGGGSAPSLIRHSSSPAGFLNQLTADNLTRGTGNYSSQGGCNGGHGISRLKSQLSFKRQDSLSQISEVSENMVDGISSDNGHRNATHSYATASFPMDAWDNTNTIVFSTTPNKRAKNINGDILNSLSSLEPQFSLPQTSLEMAAVEKLLQVPEDSVPCKVRAKRGCATHPRSIAERERRTRISGKLKKLQDLVPNMDKQTSYADMLDLAVQHIKGLQNEVQFLYRRDNEPKFLPAELGRTKLSLEL; this is encoded by the exons ATGTATCCTTCTTCTGCTTCCTCCTCTTCTCACCGTTCACTGCATTCCTCCGGCCTTATTCGCTACGGTTCAGCTCCGGGCTCCCTCTTGACCTCCGCCGTCGATTCCCTCGTCTCAACTGACCGTGAATTCTCCCCCCTCGGATCTCACCATATCATGCCTCACCAGTACTTTTCCGGTGACTCTTCCTCCGAGTCCACCTGTAAGGTGGCTGCGCCGCCGGATCACAAGGAGGCCGGAGCCGGAGGCCCCGCTGCTATGTTGCAGAGGTCCTACGGGTTTAGTGAGATGCCTGTCGCCGGCTTCTCTACAGCTAGTAGTTTGAAAGGCGGTGGTGAAGGCGGCGGTGGCGGTGGATCTGCGCCGTCGTTGATTCGCCATAGCAGCTCCCCTGCTGGCTTCCTCAACCAGCTCACTGCCGATAACT TGACAAGGGGGACTGGAAACTATAGCTCTCAAGGTGGTTGTAATGGTGGTCATGGAATATCAAGGTTGAAGTCCCAGTTAAGCTTCAAGAGGCAAGATTCTCTTTCCCAGATCTCAGAAGTAAGTGAGAATATGGTTGATGGCATCAGCTCTGACAATGGCCACAGAAATGCCACTCATTCTTATGCCACTGCTAGTTTTCCTATGGATGCCTGGGACAATACCAACACCATTGTGTTTTCCACAACACCAAACAAACGAGCTAAGAACATCAATGGTGACATTCTCAACAGTCTCAGTTCCTTAGAGCCACAG TTTAGTCTGCCACAGACAAGTTTAGAGATGGCAGCAGTAGAGAAGCTGCTGCAAGTACCTGAAGACTCTGTTCCATGCAAAGTTCGAGCTAAGCGTGGCTGTGCCACTCATCCTAGAAGTATTGCTGAAAGG gAGAGAAGAACTAGAATAAGCGGGAAACTGAAGAAACTGCAAGATCTTGTTCCTAACATGGATAAG CAAACTAGCTATGCTGACATGTTGGACTTGGCTGTGCAACATATCAAAGGTCTTCAAAATGAAGTGCAG TTCCTTTACAGAAGAGACAACGAACCCAAATTCCTCCCAGCTGAGCTTGGAAGAACGAAGCTCTCACTAGAGTTATAG
- the LOC100246361 gene encoding transcription factor bHLH128 isoform X3, with amino-acid sequence MYPSSASSSSHRSLHSSGLIRYGSAPGSLLTSAVDSLVSTDREFSPLGSHHIMPHQYFSGDSSSESTCKVAAPPDHKEAGAGGPAAMLQRSYGFSEMPVAGFSTASSLKGGGEGGGGGGSAPSLIRHSSSPAGFLNQLTADNLTRGTGNYSSQGGCNGGHGISRLKSQLSFKRQDSLSQISEVSENMVDGISSDNGHRNATHSYATASFPMDAWDNTNTIVFSTTPNKRAKNINGDILNSLSSLEPQFSLPQTSLEMAAVEKLLQVPEDSVPCKVRAKRGCATHPRSIAERERRTRISGKLKKLQDLVPNMDKQTSYADMLDLAVQHIKGLQNEVQKRQRTQIPPS; translated from the exons ATGTATCCTTCTTCTGCTTCCTCCTCTTCTCACCGTTCACTGCATTCCTCCGGCCTTATTCGCTACGGTTCAGCTCCGGGCTCCCTCTTGACCTCCGCCGTCGATTCCCTCGTCTCAACTGACCGTGAATTCTCCCCCCTCGGATCTCACCATATCATGCCTCACCAGTACTTTTCCGGTGACTCTTCCTCCGAGTCCACCTGTAAGGTGGCTGCGCCGCCGGATCACAAGGAGGCCGGAGCCGGAGGCCCCGCTGCTATGTTGCAGAGGTCCTACGGGTTTAGTGAGATGCCTGTCGCCGGCTTCTCTACAGCTAGTAGTTTGAAAGGCGGTGGTGAAGGCGGCGGTGGCGGTGGATCTGCGCCGTCGTTGATTCGCCATAGCAGCTCCCCTGCTGGCTTCCTCAACCAGCTCACTGCCGATAACT TGACAAGGGGGACTGGAAACTATAGCTCTCAAGGTGGTTGTAATGGTGGTCATGGAATATCAAGGTTGAAGTCCCAGTTAAGCTTCAAGAGGCAAGATTCTCTTTCCCAGATCTCAGAAGTAAGTGAGAATATGGTTGATGGCATCAGCTCTGACAATGGCCACAGAAATGCCACTCATTCTTATGCCACTGCTAGTTTTCCTATGGATGCCTGGGACAATACCAACACCATTGTGTTTTCCACAACACCAAACAAACGAGCTAAGAACATCAATGGTGACATTCTCAACAGTCTCAGTTCCTTAGAGCCACAG TTTAGTCTGCCACAGACAAGTTTAGAGATGGCAGCAGTAGAGAAGCTGCTGCAAGTACCTGAAGACTCTGTTCCATGCAAAGTTCGAGCTAAGCGTGGCTGTGCCACTCATCCTAGAAGTATTGCTGAAAGG gAGAGAAGAACTAGAATAAGCGGGAAACTGAAGAAACTGCAAGATCTTGTTCCTAACATGGATAAG CAAACTAGCTATGCTGACATGTTGGACTTGGCTGTGCAACATATCAAAGGTCTTCAAAATGAAGTGCAG AAGAGACAACGAACCCAAATTCCTCCCAGCTGA